The following are encoded in a window of Dysidea avara chromosome 4, odDysAvar1.4, whole genome shotgun sequence genomic DNA:
- the LOC136254305 gene encoding condensin-2 complex subunit D3-L-like isoform X2: MSLISSMSNMFRMFRYFMITAWTQLCTVRKQALTSLNSLTIDAPTCTILHSLWLDGVMPMVMDEEISVQERCFLLLEEFLLSLISPYTDLPSEMEKFLW, from the exons ATGAGCTTGATTTCATCAATGTCCAACATGTTTAG GATGTTCAGATATTTCATGATCACTGCATGGACCCAGCTCTGCACAGTCCGCAAACAAGCCCTCACCTCACTCAACTCACTCACCATTGATGCTCCCACTTGTACCATCCTTCACAG TTTATGGCTGGATGGAGTGATGCCAATGGTTATGGACGAAGAGATCAGTGTCCAGGAAAGGTGCTTCTTGCTCCTTGAAGAATTTCTATTGTCACTTATTTCTCCCTACACTGA TCTACCTAGTGAAATGGAAAAGTTTTTGTGGTAG